The Pseudopipra pipra isolate bDixPip1 chromosome 4, bDixPip1.hap1, whole genome shotgun sequence DNA segment TGTATTACTCAAAGAATACATAAAACCTGAAGTATGCTAGGTACAAGCTATTCTGCCTGCAGCTGACTcataaagacaaaataaacatGGCAATGCAGCCAAGTGAGGATTGGGGATTCTGAAAAACTCACACCTAAATCTGTTTTTTGTGTTAAAGGGGTATTCAAATACTCGCTTGATTTTCAAAATGATTGAGCAAGTAAGACATTCCCATTAACTTCATCTGCAACTGTTTTAAAATCTTATCCTATATTCAGAGCTATTGAGTAGATACAGTCAATATGGAACTGAAATTCCTGTGTCCAAATTCTTTCTCTTATTAACCAACCTTTTTATAGCCTGTGGAGGTTTTTTGGGGAGAgtgaggttgttttttttttcccagatgttCACCATAGTGGAAAAATGGAGGGAAAGAATCAGAGCTTAAAATGTTTATCTTTCAAAGGTGTATAATTCAGCTCAAACTGAACCATACAGAACTAAGTTGAGTATTTATAAATAAGAAATGGCATATTAAAAAGTAAGAGAAGTTACATTCCATCTGGAATTGGcactcaaaatatttcttcaaagtACATTTGGACTGACAATAAACACAGCACATTTGAAGTTGTagcctttttttattatttacaattttattttaggtTACCTGGAGCAAGGTCTTCTGGtgaaagaagaacaaaagcTTCGAGAGAAATACAAGAAATCTTTTCAATTCAAATTAGATTTTCTGTCAATCATACCAACTGATCTCTTATACTTTAAGTTAGGATTGAATTACCCGGAATTAAGAATAAACAGACTACTCAGAGTAGCTCGGATGTTTGAATTCTTCCAGCGAACAGAAACAAGGACAAACTACCCGAATATCTTCAGGATCTCTAACCTTGTCATGTACATTGTGATTATTATTCACTGGAATGCCTGTGTGTACTACTCGATCTCAAAAGCCATTGGATTTGGGGCTGACACATGGGTCTACCCCAACACCTCTGATCCTGAATTTGCTCGTCTGACTAGAAAATATGTCTACAGTCTCTACTGGTCAACACTGACCCTGACTACTATCGGTGAAACACCCCCTCCTGTAAGAGATTCTGAGTATTTCTTCGTGGTTGTTGACTTCTTGGTTGGAGTATTGATTTTTGCTACCATTGTTGGTAACGTGGGCTCTATGATCTCCAACATGAATGCTGCCAGGGCAGAGTTTCAAGCAAGGATTGATGCTATCAAGCAGTATATGCACTTTCGGAATGTGAGTAAAGACATGGAAAAAAGAGTTATAAAGTGGTTTGACTACCTGTGGACAAACAAAAAGGCTGTGGATGAAAGGGAAGTGTTGAAGTATCTGCCAGATAAACTAAGAGCAGAGATTGCAATCAATGTTCACCTGGAAACGCTAAAAAAAGTTCGGATTTTTGCGGACTGCGAAGCTGGTCTGCTGGTTGAACTGGTTTTGAAACTCCAGCCACAAGTATACAGTCCTGGAGACTATATTTGCAGAAAAGGAGATATTGGACGAGAGATGTACATTATCAAAGAAGGCAAGCTGGCAGTAGTTGCTGATGATGGAATTACCCAATTTGTGGTCCTAAGTGATGGCAGCTACTTTGGAGAAATCAGCATTCTTAATATCAAAGGTAGCAAAGCTGGAAATCGAAGAACAGCCAATATTAAAAGTATTGGCTATTCGGACTTGTTTTGTCTGTCTAAAGATGATCTTATGGAGGCTTTAACAGAATATCCAGATGCAAAGGCTATGCTGGAAGAAAAAGGCAAGCAAATCCTAATGAAAGACGGATTGCTGGACATTGAAATTGCAAATTTAGG contains these protein-coding regions:
- the CNGA1 gene encoding cGMP-gated cation channel alpha-1, which encodes MKVGVIEAHHSHTVIPNVVVHDTSKDPGLMQREENRYARQRYLPGVFACYNINNNSNKDAEEKKRKKEKKSKPEKKKDGETEKNKEKKEKNKNKDKPKKKENIEEKKKDIFTIDPAGNIYYNWLFCITMPVMYNWTMIIARACFDELQHDYLAAWFIIDYVSDAIYVADMFVRTRTGYLEQGLLVKEEQKLREKYKKSFQFKLDFLSIIPTDLLYFKLGLNYPELRINRLLRVARMFEFFQRTETRTNYPNIFRISNLVMYIVIIIHWNACVYYSISKAIGFGADTWVYPNTSDPEFARLTRKYVYSLYWSTLTLTTIGETPPPVRDSEYFFVVVDFLVGVLIFATIVGNVGSMISNMNAARAEFQARIDAIKQYMHFRNVSKDMEKRVIKWFDYLWTNKKAVDEREVLKYLPDKLRAEIAINVHLETLKKVRIFADCEAGLLVELVLKLQPQVYSPGDYICRKGDIGREMYIIKEGKLAVVADDGITQFVVLSDGSYFGEISILNIKGSKAGNRRTANIKSIGYSDLFCLSKDDLMEALTEYPDAKAMLEEKGKQILMKDGLLDIEIANLGSDPKDLEEKVAYMERSMDRLQTKFARLLAEYDGAQQKLKKRLTQIEKILKPVIEEEFAALEEADPSTDKPGL